Proteins from a genomic interval of Rosa chinensis cultivar Old Blush chromosome 2, RchiOBHm-V2, whole genome shotgun sequence:
- the LOC112184683 gene encoding F-box/kelch-repeat protein At3g06240 gives MKRILKSSESSASAGVSFKSAAMVAAAILPEEIIVQIVTRLPVKSVGRCRCVCKRWRTLFSDSQFAKLHFQCAPKHQTILFFRNFDLEILNLSHNLSFGKESLVLRNLNAPFDHQWAVFIGSCNGLVASYLSHSFLQQESLFIWNPSTRFFKKLPSRGNTSQISIFGFGYVSATDEYKAVINGEIFSSKSESWKRIETPRFRIVSSCGVLFGEALHWLFYPDVERQQVPNLYAFDLEEEEFSVMKLPSALQTHGLRNCFICQGGVSCEGCLYVMVKKARWDCGKLTYYEIDFWVMREYGNSDSWTRSFSVRIPGQPERRDWYPLLQAISVREASAFVRNRCPREEEKLDMSIIHYRNEDENSDMYMLDNDAQDMVVYEESLLS, from the coding sequence TGCCTCAGCTGGTGTCTCTTTCAAATCAGCAGCCATGGTGGCAGCTGCAATATTACCTGAAGAGATAATAGTGCAGATCGTGACCAGGCTACCTGTCAAATCTGTGGGGCGATGCAGATGCGTCTGTAAACGGTGGCGCACTCTATTCTCTGATTCCCAATTCGCCAAACTGCACTTCCAATGTGCCCCTAAGCATCAAACCATACTATTCTTCCGCAACTTTGACCTTGAAATCCTAAATTTGAGTCATAATCTGTCGTTCGGAAAGGAATCTCTAGTTCTCCGAAATCTGAATGCCCCTTTCGATCACCAGTGGGCTGTCTTTATAGGCTCCTGCAATGGGCTGGTAGCATCATATCTCTCCCATTCCTTCCTGCAACAGGAAAGCCTGTTTATATGGAACCCGTCCACCAGATTCTTTAAGAAATTACCCAGCCGAGGTAATACTTCTCAGATATCCATTTTTGGGTTTGGCTATGTGTCTGCCACCGACGAGTACAAAGCTGTGATAAATGGGGAGATCTTCTCATCCAAGAGTGAATCATGGAAACGGATTGAAACCCCTCGCTTCCGCATCGTGTCATCATGTGGTGTGCTTTTTGGTGAGGCACTCCATTGGCTATTCTATCCCGATGTTGAAAGGCAGCAGGTTCCAAATCTGTATGCTTTCGatttggaggaggaggagttttCAGTAATGAAGCTGCCTAGTGCTCTTCAAACACACGGGCTTAGAAACTGTTTTATATGCCAGGGTGGTGTTTCTTGTGAAGGGTGCTTGTATGTAATGGTCAAGAAGGCGCGGTGGGATTGTGGTAAGTTGACCTATTATGAAATTGACTTTTGGGTCATGAGAGAGTATGGCAACAGTGATTCCTGGACTAGATCGTTCAGCGTAAGGATTCCCGGTCAGCCTGAGCGGAGGGACTGGTATCCTTTGCTTCAAGCAATTTCGGTTAGGGAAGCTAGTGCATTTGTGAGGAATAGATGTCCAAGGGAAGAAGAGAAGCTTGACATGTCTATAATTCATTATCGTAATGAAGATGAGAACTCCGACATGTATATGCTTGACAATGATGCACAAGACATGGTTGTTTATGAAGA